In candidate division KSB1 bacterium, a genomic segment contains:
- the pgsW gene encoding poly-gamma-glutamate system protein — MSSSLGASSWGANRPDLTWRDMKRILWEHRLIATRLVLATIGAEADTGGGLSDQGRAMAREAARRTNVELLLPDGLQASVAARLRRYQAAGKIKAFVNVGGSQANVGPSCCAHTLRPGLVLPTIHRPIGCCGVAHRFLALGVPVTHLPGVRELCARYGLPYGPPSRAVVGKGSVYLQTRYPTGALWASLGTLSLGWLAAGIPWRHTRASPGQCDSGFKP; from the coding sequence GTGAGCAGCAGCTTGGGCGCCTCAAGCTGGGGGGCGAATCGCCCGGACCTCACCTGGCGCGACATGAAGCGAATTCTATGGGAGCACCGCTTGATTGCCACACGTTTGGTGCTCGCCACCATTGGGGCGGAAGCGGACACCGGCGGAGGGCTCAGCGACCAGGGGCGAGCCATGGCCCGTGAAGCAGCCAGGCGCACCAATGTGGAGCTGCTTCTGCCAGATGGACTGCAGGCAAGCGTTGCCGCGCGCCTGCGGCGCTATCAAGCCGCGGGCAAGATCAAGGCGTTTGTAAACGTGGGCGGCAGCCAGGCGAATGTGGGGCCCTCCTGCTGTGCTCACACGCTGCGCCCTGGGCTCGTGTTGCCAACCATCCATCGCCCGATCGGTTGCTGCGGTGTGGCCCATCGGTTCCTTGCCCTCGGCGTGCCGGTCACTCACCTGCCTGGGGTCCGAGAGCTCTGCGCCCGCTATGGTCTCCCGTATGGTCCCCCGAGCAGGGCTGTGGTAGGAAAGGGGTCGGTCTACCTCCAGACGCGCTACCCTACCGGTGCGCTGTGGGCCAGTCTGGGGACCCTTAGCCTGGGGTGGCTTGCGGCTGGCATCCCCTGGCGCCACACGCGAGCCTCCCCGGGACAATGCGATAGCGGCTTCAAACCTTGA
- a CDS encoding family 16 glycosylhydrolase, translating into MKARVLPVVAMLCLLVASVAAKNYKGAELRTRESFLYGRFEARYKASAGDGHVSTFFTYNDIDPTANWNEIDIEIHGRYTDDVQVTTITPRQMIHLRHQWVPFNTHVDFHVYAFEWTPDYVAWFVDGEEVYRQTEEHVLTLRRPQKIMMNIWNPAYHDWVGPWSDAILPRFAYYDYVSYASYTPGAGNTGTGHNFTHQWTDHFDTWDQSRWEKATHTFPGNDCDFVPENVVFKDGVMILCLTDPTNLGYVDNRPPSVLWARAETGRVVVRFSEEVNKEDAEKVSNYLIPGANVTRAVLSEDQRTVVLEVEGLGLSTGSLVVMGIRDRAPLPNRVTGQVVNLIFGAPLPLPIKVNVGGSAFGDFLPDQEWNERSEYGYTDGKRVEEPPSVPIAQTDVPPIFRAQRHGLVRYCIRVVPGRYSVTLLFAEPRFSMPGQRRFDVVVEGKTAARELDLAETAGLRTAFALLSEDVPVTDGVLDIHFAAGRDSTLLSGVVVEQSTSSLGRGHGVPPAEELLCAPHPNPFVPPTTIRYVLPRAGPFRAEIYDPLGRMVRCLFDGQHLNGAHALLWDGLSSEGIALPSGVYFLRLKTPTSSTERKLTLVR; encoded by the coding sequence ATGAAAGCAAGAGTTCTACCGGTCGTTGCCATGCTCTGCCTCTTGGTTGCTTCAGTGGCAGCCAAGAACTACAAGGGGGCAGAACTGCGCACACGCGAGTCTTTTCTCTACGGGCGCTTTGAGGCGCGCTACAAGGCATCCGCGGGCGACGGGCATGTTTCCACTTTCTTCACCTACAATGATATCGATCCGACCGCCAACTGGAACGAGATTGATATAGAAATCCACGGCCGCTACACAGACGACGTGCAGGTGACGACCATCACTCCCCGTCAGATGATCCACCTCCGTCACCAGTGGGTACCCTTCAACACGCACGTGGATTTTCACGTGTATGCCTTTGAGTGGACTCCGGACTATGTGGCGTGGTTCGTGGACGGCGAGGAGGTGTATCGGCAGACCGAGGAGCATGTGCTGACCTTGCGCCGCCCGCAGAAGATCATGATGAACATTTGGAATCCTGCTTATCACGACTGGGTGGGGCCTTGGTCAGACGCCATCTTGCCTCGATTTGCTTACTACGACTACGTGAGCTACGCCTCCTACACGCCGGGCGCGGGAAACACCGGCACAGGGCACAATTTCACTCACCAGTGGACCGACCATTTTGACACCTGGGACCAGTCGCGGTGGGAAAAGGCCACCCATACCTTTCCTGGCAACGACTGTGACTTTGTGCCAGAGAACGTGGTGTTCAAAGACGGCGTGATGATCCTCTGTCTTACCGACCCGACCAATCTGGGCTATGTGGACAACAGACCGCCTTCGGTACTCTGGGCCAGGGCTGAAACCGGCAGGGTCGTGGTCCGTTTTTCGGAGGAAGTGAACAAAGAGGACGCCGAGAAAGTCAGCAACTACCTTATTCCGGGTGCAAACGTCACCCGGGCGGTCCTCAGCGAGGACCAGCGAACGGTCGTTCTCGAGGTAGAGGGGCTTGGGCTTAGCACTGGCAGTTTGGTCGTTATGGGGATCAGGGACCGAGCGCCCCTGCCTAATCGCGTCACTGGCCAGGTGGTGAACCTCATATTCGGTGCACCTCTGCCCCTGCCGATCAAGGTGAACGTTGGGGGGAGTGCATTCGGGGACTTTTTGCCCGACCAGGAGTGGAATGAGCGTAGCGAATATGGGTACACCGACGGCAAGCGTGTTGAAGAGCCGCCTTCTGTGCCGATTGCACAGACGGATGTGCCGCCAATTTTCCGCGCGCAACGCCACGGGTTAGTGCGCTACTGCATTCGTGTCGTGCCTGGGCGTTACAGTGTCACCCTTCTATTCGCCGAGCCGCGCTTCAGCATGCCTGGCCAGCGCCGATTTGACGTTGTGGTGGAAGGAAAGACAGCGGCGCGAGAGCTGGATCTCGCGGAGACCGCAGGCCTGCGCACGGCCTTTGCCCTGCTCAGCGAGGACGTGCCGGTGACTGATGGAGTGCTCGATATCCACTTTGCTGCTGGCCGCGACTCCACCCTTCTCTCCGGTGTAGTCGTGGAGCAGTCCACTAGCTCCTTGGGCAGGGGTCACGGAGTTCCGCCAGCAGAGGAGCTCCTTTGTGCTCCTCACCCGAACCCATTTGTGCCCCCCACGACCATCCGCTACGTACTCCCCAGAGCTGGGCCGTTCCGTGCCGAGATCTATGACCCGCTTGGGAGGATGGTGCGTTGCCTTTTCGACGGCCAGCACCTCAATGGCGCCCACGCACTTCTGTGGGACGGCCTGAGCTCGGAAGGGATTGCTCTTCCGAGCGGCGTCTACTTCCTTCGCCTGAAAACCCCTACATCGAGTACCGAGAGGAAGCTGACGCTCGTCCGGTGA